Proteins encoded together in one Osmerus eperlanus chromosome 20, fOsmEpe2.1, whole genome shotgun sequence window:
- the tmem64 gene encoding transmembrane protein 64, whose protein sequence is MWTSGSTTLQHFVKILKHAAGKGQIQLNRWLQRTNTDECDKIDILICNAFDERGAIGKPDPVTEISDTGVSFTGDFRHPCCITTCCFKSALLACILTAVCFSSVALVRQYLKDLLLWVESLDSFVGALLFIVGLIIVSFPCGWGYIVLNVAAGYLYGFVLGMGLVMVGVLIGTFVAHLVCKRLLTDWVLNKVGNSEQLSAVIRVVEGGSGLKVVALARLTPIPFGLQNAVFSITDVSLPNYLVVSSVGLLPTQLLNSYLGTTLRTMEDVIAEQSISGYFVFSLQIIISIGLMFYVVHRAQVELNAAIAACQMELKTSHVNGSSTNHSGFTYCSKRASAGGGVNVV, encoded by the exons ATGTGGACGTCGGGGTCCACGACCCTGCAGCACTTTGTTAAGATCCTGAAACATGCCGCGGGTAAAGGGCAGATTCAACTCAACCGTTGGTTGCAGAGGACAAACACAGATGAGTGCGACAAAATAGACATATTGATATGCAACGCCTTCGATGAGAGAGGCGCCATCGGAAAACCTGACCCGGTCACAGAAATCAGCGACACAGGGGTTTCATTTACCGGTGACTTCAGACACCCGTGTTGTATTACTACCTGCTGTTTCAAGAGCGCCCTGCTGGCATGCATTTTGACTGCTGTGTGCTTCTCTTCCGTGGCTCTCGTGCGCCAATACCTCAAGGATCTTCTCCTATGGGTCGAAAGTTTGGACAGTTTTGTCGGAGCCTTGCTGTTCATAGTTGGCTTGATTATCGTTTCGTTCCCTTGCGGATGGGGGTATATTGTTCTCAACGTGGCAGCGGGCTACCTCTATGGCTTCGTACTTGGTATGGGACTAGTTATGGTGGGAGTTTTGATTGGGACCTTCGTGGCGCACCTTGTGTGCAAGCGACTATTGACTGACTGGGTGCTGAACAAGGTCGGGAACAGTGAGCAACTCAGCGCCGTCATACGAGTTGTGGAGGGTGGAAGTGGACTCAAAGTTGTGGCCTTAGCAAGACTCACGCCGATACCATTCGGCCTCCAAAATGCAGTTTTTTCG ATCACAGACGTGTCCTTGCCAAACTACCTGGTGGTCTCTTCCGTGGGCCTGCTGCCCACCCAGCTGCTCAACTCCTACCTGGGCACCACCCTGCGCACCATGGAGGACGTCATCGCAGAGCAGAGCATCAGCGGATACTTCGTCTTCAGCCTGCAG atcaTCATCAGCATCGGGTTGATGTTCTACGTGGTCCACCGCGCACAGGTGGAGCTCAATGCCGCCATCGCCGCCTGCCAGATGGAGCTGAAGACGTCCCACGTGAACGGCAGCTCCACCAATCACAGCGGCTTCACCTACTGCAGCAAGAGGGCCTCGGCAGGGGGCGGGGTCAACGTGGTCTGA